The proteins below are encoded in one region of Pseudonocardia sp. DSM 110487:
- the priA gene encoding bifunctional 1-(5-phosphoribosyl)-5-((5-phosphoribosylamino)methylideneamino)imidazole-4-carboxamide isomerase/phosphoribosylanthranilate isomerase PriA → MSFTLLPAVDVADGQAVRLVQGEAGTETGYGAPREAALQWQRDGAEWIHLVDLDAAFGRGSNAELLAEVVGELDVAVELSGGIRDDASLERALSTGCARVNLGTAALEDPEWCAQAIAKHGERVAVGLDVRIVDGQHRLAARGWTRDGGDLWEVLERLDRDGCPRYVVTDVSKDGMLRGPNLDLMRDVAAATPAPVIASGGISEVADLVALAELAATGVNVEGSIVGKALYAGRFTLPEALEAVRAVAPAGRAAG, encoded by the coding sequence GTGAGTTTCACGCTCCTTCCCGCCGTCGACGTCGCCGACGGCCAGGCCGTCCGGCTGGTCCAGGGCGAGGCCGGCACCGAGACAGGGTACGGCGCTCCCCGCGAGGCCGCGCTGCAGTGGCAGCGCGACGGGGCCGAGTGGATCCATCTCGTCGACCTCGACGCCGCGTTCGGACGCGGCTCCAACGCCGAGCTGCTGGCCGAGGTCGTCGGCGAGCTGGACGTGGCGGTGGAGCTGTCCGGCGGTATCCGCGACGACGCCTCGCTGGAGCGCGCCCTCTCCACCGGCTGCGCCCGCGTGAACCTGGGCACCGCAGCACTGGAGGACCCGGAGTGGTGCGCGCAGGCCATCGCGAAGCACGGCGAGCGGGTGGCCGTCGGGCTGGACGTGCGGATCGTGGATGGGCAGCACCGGCTCGCGGCCCGCGGCTGGACCCGCGACGGCGGTGACCTCTGGGAGGTCCTCGAACGGCTCGACCGCGACGGATGCCCCCGCTACGTGGTCACCGATGTCAGCAAGGACGGCATGCTGCGCGGCCCCAACCTGGACCTGATGCGTGACGTCGCCGCCGCCACGCCGGCGCCGGTGATCGCGTCCGGCGGGATCTCGGAGGTGGCCGACCTGGTGGCGCTCGCGGAGCTGGCCGCCACAGGCGTGAACGTCGAGGGCTCCATCGTCGGCAAGGCGCTCTACGCCGGCCGGTTCACCCTCCCCGAGGCACTCGAGGCGGTGCGGGCCGTGGCGCCGGCGGGACGGGCGGCCGGCTGA
- a CDS encoding HD domain-containing protein — protein sequence MKVFASWTDWASAEQALAARLPAPTVAVLAQAYALAEDRHGDQTRPAGEPYVQHLLEALEIAVDSGATDPDVLVAVLLHDVVEDTPCTLDEVRAAFGDRVAELVAWVTKPEGAEPGLKQRYLAGFASAPADVLTVKLADRYSNVQRLHTHPRPAKRVAYYAETVRYVLPLAERSPYFRERFGQWAAHFAPQLGG from the coding sequence GTGAAGGTCTTCGCGTCCTGGACAGACTGGGCCTCCGCCGAGCAGGCCCTCGCCGCCCGCCTGCCGGCTCCGACCGTGGCAGTTCTGGCACAGGCGTATGCGCTGGCCGAGGACCGCCACGGTGACCAGACCCGGCCCGCCGGCGAGCCCTACGTCCAGCACCTGCTGGAGGCGCTGGAGATCGCCGTGGACTCCGGCGCGACCGATCCGGACGTCCTCGTGGCCGTGCTGCTGCACGACGTCGTGGAGGACACCCCGTGCACGCTGGACGAGGTTCGTGCGGCGTTCGGTGACCGGGTCGCCGAACTCGTCGCGTGGGTGACCAAGCCCGAGGGCGCCGAGCCCGGGCTGAAGCAGCGCTACCTCGCCGGGTTCGCCTCAGCGCCTGCCGACGTGCTCACCGTCAAGCTCGCCGACCGGTACAGCAACGTGCAGCGACTGCACACGCACCCGCGCCCCGCGAAGCGGGTGGCCTACTACGCCGAGACCGTCCGATACGTCCTGCCGCTCGCCGAGCGATCCCCCTACTTCCGGGAGCGGTTCGGCCAGTGGGCGGCGCACTTCGCGCCGCAGCTGGGCGGCTAG
- the hisH gene encoding imidazole glycerol phosphate synthase subunit HisH produces MTRIVVLDYGSGNLRSAERALQRVGADVTVTADPHAALEADGLVVPGVGAFAACMAGLSGVDGPRIIERRLAGGRPVLGICVGMQVLFDLGVEWGERTVGCGQWPGTVERLKADVLPHMGWNTVRAPAGSTLFAGLDADTRFYFVHSFGVRRWELEASDVLKPPLVTWSHHGEDFVAAVENGALAATQFHPEKSGDAGATLLRNWLRDVVG; encoded by the coding sequence GTGACACGGATCGTCGTGCTGGACTACGGATCGGGCAACCTGCGTTCCGCGGAACGCGCACTGCAGCGGGTGGGTGCCGACGTCACGGTCACGGCCGATCCGCATGCCGCGCTGGAGGCCGACGGGCTCGTGGTCCCCGGCGTGGGCGCCTTCGCCGCCTGCATGGCGGGGCTGTCCGGCGTCGACGGCCCGCGGATCATCGAGCGGCGGCTCGCGGGCGGCCGTCCGGTGCTGGGCATCTGCGTGGGCATGCAGGTGCTCTTCGACCTCGGTGTGGAATGGGGCGAGCGCACGGTCGGGTGCGGGCAGTGGCCCGGCACCGTCGAGCGGCTCAAGGCCGACGTCCTGCCCCACATGGGCTGGAACACGGTGCGCGCTCCCGCCGGCTCCACGCTCTTCGCCGGCCTCGACGCCGACACGCGCTTCTACTTCGTGCACTCCTTCGGCGTGCGGCGCTGGGAGCTGGAGGCGTCGGACGTGCTCAAGCCGCCGCTGGTCACCTGGTCGCACCACGGCGAGGACTTCGTGGCAGCCGTCGAGAACGGCGCACTCGCGGCCACCCAGTTCCACCCGGAGAAGTCCGGCGACGCCGGCGCCACGTTGCTGCGCAACTGGCTGCGCGACGTGGTCGGCTAG
- a CDS encoding phosphotransferase, with protein MTFEPEPTDRLVGTARTEGERAVEKVVAEIPRWAGRRVHYAPVSGGLSNSNWRLTVEGEPKRYFVKIPGAGTEAFIDRDVANQAARRAGALGIGPEVVLFDKVSGVEVIEFLEGYRACTTGDFKSPELASHVMGLYRVLHSAEPLGRTKTVFDMIDEHLEQARDLDVLLPRDIDVLLAEYGAARQAVLASGLDLAPCHNDPMPGNFLIADGEPMRMVDFEFASDNERAYEIAVLLTEMFYGERETMELIEAYYGNASWPTVARVQVFGALADLKWGLWGCVTNKLNSAWDFDYHKYGVWKLMRSRIKMADPRWAAWLSSL; from the coding sequence ATGACCTTCGAACCAGAGCCCACGGACCGGCTCGTCGGCACGGCGCGCACCGAGGGCGAGCGGGCCGTCGAGAAGGTGGTGGCCGAGATCCCCCGGTGGGCGGGCCGGCGCGTCCACTACGCGCCCGTGTCCGGCGGACTGAGCAACAGCAACTGGCGGCTCACCGTGGAGGGCGAGCCGAAGCGGTACTTCGTCAAGATCCCCGGCGCCGGTACCGAGGCGTTCATCGATCGCGACGTCGCCAACCAGGCGGCCCGCCGGGCGGGCGCGCTGGGCATCGGTCCGGAGGTCGTGCTGTTCGACAAGGTCAGCGGGGTCGAGGTGATCGAGTTCCTGGAGGGCTACCGGGCCTGCACCACCGGGGATTTCAAGAGCCCCGAGCTGGCCAGCCACGTGATGGGCCTCTACCGCGTGCTGCACTCGGCCGAACCGCTCGGCCGCACGAAGACCGTCTTCGACATGATCGACGAGCACCTGGAGCAGGCGAGGGACCTGGACGTCCTGCTGCCGCGCGACATCGACGTGCTGCTCGCCGAGTACGGCGCGGCCCGGCAGGCGGTGCTCGCGTCCGGGCTCGATCTCGCCCCGTGCCACAACGACCCGATGCCGGGCAACTTCCTCATCGCCGACGGCGAACCGATGAGGATGGTCGACTTCGAGTTCGCGTCCGACAACGAACGGGCGTACGAGATCGCGGTGCTGCTCACCGAGATGTTCTACGGCGAGCGGGAGACGATGGAACTGATCGAGGCCTACTACGGCAACGCGAGCTGGCCGACAGTCGCACGTGTTCAAGTGTTCGGTGCGCTCGCCGATCTCAAGTGGGGCCTGTGGGGCTGCGTCACCAACAAGCTGAACTCGGCGTGGGACTTCGACTACCACAAGTACGGCGTGTGGAAGCTCATGCGCAGCCGCATCAAGATGGCCGACCCGCGCTGGGCCGCCTGGCTCTCGTCGCTCTAG
- a CDS encoding phosphotransferase — translation MQVRDRLVRAGLAVGGELEPAVTMASPSWWGADSERFRLPSGRFVKAMAPHASGYIDIPAAFVAARLAGDAGIGPRVLAADPEQGVLVLEDLTELAATATLDLFDDPDRAERLVALRKAVHALPAFPRRATVFDDVRAAHRLALDAGATLPDDFAWIARLLASAEQRIEAADYDVVPCHGDGNVSNVLVLADGELRLVDWDCAAVMDPLQDLGVLLHEIRPFDVDARPVFEMYWGSWDASLFDRCRMYGIADCVRWGLIGLYADVCSPGTHEYVKYSDWQFVRARAGLRDPHFDDRVRNL, via the coding sequence ATGCAGGTGAGAGACCGCCTCGTACGCGCGGGACTCGCCGTCGGCGGCGAGCTCGAGCCGGCCGTCACGATGGCCAGCCCGAGCTGGTGGGGCGCCGACTCGGAACGCTTCCGCCTCCCGTCCGGCCGGTTCGTGAAGGCGATGGCACCGCACGCGAGCGGTTACATCGACATTCCCGCCGCGTTCGTGGCTGCGCGGCTGGCCGGTGACGCCGGCATCGGCCCTCGCGTGCTCGCCGCGGACCCCGAGCAGGGCGTCCTCGTCCTGGAGGACCTCACGGAACTGGCCGCCACCGCGACGCTGGACCTGTTCGACGACCCCGACCGGGCCGAGCGACTCGTCGCGCTGCGCAAGGCCGTGCACGCGTTGCCCGCGTTCCCACGCCGGGCGACCGTGTTCGACGACGTCCGCGCCGCCCACCGGCTCGCGCTCGACGCCGGAGCCACCCTCCCCGACGACTTCGCCTGGATCGCGCGCCTGCTCGCGTCGGCGGAGCAGCGGATCGAGGCGGCCGACTACGACGTGGTGCCGTGCCACGGCGACGGCAACGTGTCCAACGTGCTCGTGCTGGCCGACGGTGAACTGCGGCTCGTCGACTGGGACTGCGCTGCGGTGATGGACCCGCTGCAGGACCTCGGCGTGCTCCTGCACGAGATCCGTCCCTTCGACGTCGATGCCCGGCCCGTGTTCGAGATGTACTGGGGCAGCTGGGACGCCTCGCTGTTCGACAGGTGCCGCATGTACGGCATCGCCGACTGCGTCCGCTGGGGGTTGATCGGGCTCTACGCCGATGTGTGCTCGCCCGGCACGCACGAGTACGTCAAGTACTCCGACTGGCAGTTCGTGCGCGCCCGCGCCGGCCTGCGGGACCCGCACTTCGACGACCGCGTCCGCAACCTGTGA
- a CDS encoding amidase, which translates to MNTIDDLAALFTRGELTPTDLLTATLDRIARVNPAINAMAHVDEAGARAAAEAATRRWADGRPLGALDGVPVTVKDSVHTVGMPWRHGTAANAALPASTWDAPPAARLKEVGAVIVGKTTMPDFGMLAAGVSSLYGITRNPWDLTRNPGGSSAGAGASLAAGVGFGAVGSDIAGSVRLPAAQCGLVALKPTQGRVPHLAPSTMRSAGPMARTVDDVIALYRVLTRPDQRDIWSLPPENDDRLDEPLDPRGLRIGLLTDLGAGPEPVDEVLAVVRAAASALASAGAVVKDVPAPFEHDPHPALDRLFQVRARTEWESLPEEARDLVLPVVADWAAGAAQITATRFARDTEAVMAAQARLAAAIDDLDFVLSPVLPVVGFPADAPGADPAHPLGHTGFTAWFNQTGQPATSVCFGLADGMPVGVQIAGRRFADQDVLRLTKWIETHRPVSLHWPFEEEVR; encoded by the coding sequence GACCCCGACCGATCTCCTCACGGCGACCCTCGACCGGATCGCCCGCGTGAACCCGGCGATCAACGCGATGGCCCACGTCGACGAGGCCGGGGCGCGCGCCGCGGCGGAGGCCGCCACCCGCCGGTGGGCCGATGGCCGGCCGCTCGGTGCGCTCGACGGCGTGCCGGTGACCGTCAAGGACAGCGTGCACACCGTCGGCATGCCGTGGCGCCACGGTACGGCGGCCAACGCGGCGCTGCCCGCATCCACATGGGACGCGCCGCCTGCGGCGAGGCTGAAGGAGGTCGGCGCCGTCATCGTCGGCAAGACCACCATGCCGGACTTCGGGATGCTGGCCGCCGGGGTCAGCTCGCTCTACGGCATCACGCGCAACCCGTGGGACCTCACGCGCAACCCGGGCGGCTCCAGCGCGGGCGCGGGCGCGTCGCTGGCCGCCGGCGTCGGGTTCGGGGCCGTCGGCAGCGACATCGCCGGCTCGGTGCGGCTGCCCGCGGCGCAGTGCGGCCTCGTCGCGTTGAAGCCCACGCAGGGCCGGGTGCCGCACCTCGCGCCGTCGACCATGCGCTCGGCGGGTCCGATGGCGCGCACGGTCGACGACGTGATCGCCCTCTATCGCGTGCTCACGCGCCCGGACCAGCGCGACATCTGGAGCCTGCCGCCCGAGAACGACGACCGCCTCGACGAACCGCTCGATCCGCGCGGGCTGCGGATCGGGCTGCTGACCGACCTCGGCGCCGGGCCCGAACCCGTCGACGAGGTGCTGGCCGTCGTGCGCGCCGCCGCGTCGGCTCTCGCGTCGGCCGGAGCGGTCGTGAAGGACGTGCCCGCGCCGTTCGAGCACGATCCTCATCCGGCGCTCGACCGGCTGTTCCAGGTGCGGGCGCGCACCGAATGGGAGTCGCTGCCCGAAGAGGCGCGCGACCTCGTCCTCCCGGTGGTCGCGGACTGGGCGGCAGGCGCCGCCCAGATCACAGCCACGCGGTTCGCCCGCGACACCGAGGCTGTCATGGCCGCGCAGGCCCGGCTGGCGGCCGCGATCGACGACCTGGACTTCGTGCTAAGCCCGGTGCTCCCGGTCGTCGGGTTCCCCGCGGACGCTCCCGGGGCCGACCCGGCGCACCCGCTGGGCCACACCGGGTTCACCGCGTGGTTCAACCAGACCGGGCAGCCGGCGACGTCGGTCTGCTTCGGCCTCGCCGACGGCATGCCCGTCGGCGTGCAGATCGCGGGCAGGCGGTTCGCCGACCAGGACGTCCTCAGGTTGACGAAGTGGATCGAGACCCACCGGCCGGTGTCGTTGCACTGGCCGTTCGAGGAGGAGGTGCGGTGA